ACTACCTGCGGTGACCTCTTGGAAAGGGATCGCGGGCCAAGTCGAATAGGTTCGAGCGCTTCCTGGCCCGAAAAAGAGGAGAACTCTGCAGTTTTCGCGTGTGGTCGGTAGCAGGGCTTGGCTGTGCAAAGAGTAAATCGCGGGCGATACGGACTATTTTTTGCGAAATTTTCTGGCCTGCTACGAGCGGATTCGAGTACCGCGCCTGCGTCTCATGCCATGCGCCAGAGCATCCATGCGCCGGTTGCGGCGAAGAGGAGGGCGCTGGCGATGCGGATGGCGGTCAGCGGCAGGTGGTCGACGGCCTTGTGGCCGAGCAGGACCGCCGGGACATTCGCCAGCAGCATGCCGAGCGTCGTGCCGAGGGTGACCAGCAGCACATCCTGATGCTGGGCGGCGAGGGCAATGGTGGCGATCTGGGTCTTGTCGCCGATCTCGGCGAGGAAGAACAGCACGAGCGTCGCCATGAAGGGGCCGCCATAGCGGTCGAGGCGGGCAGGGGCGT
The sequence above is drawn from the Pyruvatibacter mobilis genome and encodes:
- a CDS encoding TMEM165/GDT1 family protein, which encodes MEAFLSATALVAIAEIGDKTQLLALLLAARFRAPLTIIAGILAATLANHAAAAWAGSTVAMLVDAQWFTYAVAAGFFAMALWVLIPDKPDAPARLDRYGGPFMATLVLFFLAEIGDKTQIATIALAAQHQDVLLVTLGTTLGMLLANVPAVLLGHKAVDHLPLTAIRIASALLFAATGAWMLWRMA